The Heyndrickxia vini genome contains a region encoding:
- a CDS encoding amidohydrolase family protein, which translates to MKIIDAHIHFSNIGSFHKTAEEQSFVDYSKKGIMNEFKEAGVVLGIGMGLTETLEIGFPDPKSNTPMGLDLDASLPNNIVYCAGVNPYTLSNETLVLLENELQKDNVVGIKIYLGYYPFYAYDEIYHPVYALAEKYDVPVVFHTGDTYSERGLLKYSHPLTLDEVAVRFRNVRFVMAHFGDPWVLTGAEVVYKNANMFADLSGLIVGTEEELTSYSEGRFLDHLRHALVYCDHYDRLLFGTDWPLAPIKPYIKFIQQLIPEKYHKDVFYNNALKVFPKIKNKL; encoded by the coding sequence ATGAAAATAATTGATGCACATATTCATTTCTCAAATATAGGCTCTTTTCATAAAACGGCAGAGGAACAATCATTTGTCGATTATTCAAAAAAAGGAATAATGAATGAATTTAAAGAGGCTGGGGTCGTTCTAGGTATCGGTATGGGGTTAACGGAAACATTGGAGATCGGTTTTCCTGATCCAAAGTCTAATACACCAATGGGATTAGATTTAGACGCCAGTTTACCAAATAATATTGTTTATTGTGCGGGTGTTAATCCATATACATTAAGTAATGAGACACTCGTTTTACTAGAAAATGAATTACAAAAAGATAATGTAGTAGGAATAAAAATTTACTTAGGTTACTATCCCTTTTATGCATATGATGAAATCTATCATCCGGTTTATGCGTTAGCAGAAAAATATGATGTCCCTGTAGTATTCCATACAGGTGATACCTATTCAGAAAGGGGATTATTAAAATATTCCCATCCATTAACATTGGATGAAGTCGCTGTACGTTTTCGTAATGTTCGTTTTGTGATGGCGCATTTTGGCGACCCATGGGTATTAACTGGTGCAGAAGTGGTATATAAAAATGCGAATATGTTTGCAGATCTTTCTGGATTAATTGTCGGAACGGAGGAAGAACTTACGAGTTATTCAGAAGGAAGATTTTTAGACCATTTACGACACGCATTAGTTTATTGTGATCATTATGATAGATTACTATTCGGGACCGATTGGCCTTTGGCACCAATAAAGCCATATATAAAATTTATACAACAATTGATTCCAGAAAAATATCATAAAGATGTGTTTTACAATAATGCACTAAAGGTTTTTCCAAAAATAAAAAATAAACTATAA
- a CDS encoding glutamine--tRNA ligase/YqeY domain fusion protein has protein sequence MEEKAAPSNFIRNIILEDLHSGKHDSIITRFPPEPNGYLHIGHAKSIFINFSLADEFNGTTNLRFDDTNPLKEDIEFVESIKEDVKWLGYEWENLFFASNYFDVMYEKAILLIKKGLAYVEDLSADEIREYRGTLTEPGKESPSRNRSIEENLGLFTGMKNGEFANGEKVLRAKIDMSSPNINLRDPVLYRISHATHHNTGDKWCIYPMYAFAHPIEDAIEGVTHSLCTVEFEDQRPLYNWVVEKCEMESTPRQIEFGRLNLTNTVMSKRKLKQLVEENIVDGWDDPRLPTISGLRRRGYTPEAIRTFCEELAISKGSGAVDVQMLEHFIREDLKLKAPRTMAVLKPLKVVITNYPEGQVEMLDAEINPEVPEMGTRQIPFSREIYIEQEDFMENPPKKYFRLFPGNEVRLKHAYFIKCEEVIKDENGEVIELHCTYDPETKSGSGFTGRKVKGTIHWVEATKAIPAEFRLYDSLILDDEAKEDGTFLDHINPNSLEIAKGFVEPNMENAKANDKFQFFRHGYFNVDPKHSTTNSLVFNRVVSLKSSFKL, from the coding sequence ATGGAAGAAAAAGCAGCGCCATCCAATTTTATTCGAAACATAATACTTGAAGATTTACATAGCGGAAAACACGATTCAATTATAACTCGCTTTCCACCGGAACCAAATGGGTATTTGCACATTGGACATGCGAAATCAATTTTTATCAATTTCTCTTTGGCAGATGAATTCAATGGAACGACAAATTTACGTTTTGATGACACCAATCCTTTGAAAGAAGATATCGAGTTTGTTGAATCAATTAAAGAAGATGTAAAATGGTTAGGTTATGAATGGGAAAATTTGTTTTTTGCCTCTAATTACTTTGATGTCATGTATGAAAAAGCAATTTTATTAATTAAAAAAGGACTTGCATATGTTGAAGATCTTTCAGCGGATGAAATAAGAGAATACCGCGGTACTTTAACAGAGCCTGGCAAAGAAAGTCCTTCCCGAAATCGAAGTATTGAAGAAAATCTTGGTTTATTTACGGGAATGAAAAATGGTGAATTCGCTAACGGTGAAAAGGTTTTACGAGCAAAAATTGATATGTCCTCACCTAATATCAATTTAAGGGATCCCGTTCTTTATCGTATATCACATGCAACACATCATAATACTGGTGATAAATGGTGTATTTATCCTATGTATGCTTTTGCACATCCAATCGAGGATGCGATTGAGGGGGTTACCCATTCATTATGCACAGTTGAATTTGAAGATCAACGTCCACTATATAACTGGGTTGTAGAAAAATGTGAAATGGAATCAACACCAAGACAAATCGAGTTTGGTCGATTAAATTTAACAAACACTGTAATGAGTAAAAGGAAGCTAAAACAATTAGTTGAAGAAAATATTGTAGATGGCTGGGATGACCCACGCTTGCCAACGATATCTGGTTTAAGACGCAGAGGTTATACACCTGAAGCTATTCGAACTTTTTGCGAAGAACTCGCCATTTCTAAAGGCAGCGGTGCTGTTGATGTTCAAATGCTTGAACATTTTATTCGTGAGGATTTAAAATTAAAAGCACCTCGTACAATGGCAGTGTTAAAACCATTAAAAGTAGTTATAACAAACTATCCAGAAGGACAAGTTGAAATGCTTGATGCTGAAATTAACCCTGAAGTTCCTGAAATGGGTACAAGACAAATTCCGTTTTCACGTGAAATATATATCGAGCAAGAAGATTTCATGGAAAACCCTCCAAAAAAATACTTCCGTCTCTTCCCTGGGAATGAAGTTCGCTTGAAACATGCGTATTTTATTAAATGTGAAGAAGTTATTAAGGATGAAAATGGAGAAGTAATTGAATTACATTGCACATATGATCCGGAAACGAAGAGTGGATCAGGATTTACCGGAAGAAAAGTAAAAGGGACAATTCATTGGGTTGAGGCAACAAAAGCAATACCGGCTGAATTTCGTCTATACGATTCCTTAATTTTGGATGACGAGGCTAAGGAAGATGGAACATTTTTAGACCATATCAATCCGAATTCTCTTGAGATCGCAAAAGGATTTGTCGAACCTAATATGGAAAACGCAAAAGCAAATGACAAGTTTCAATTCTTTAGACATGGATACTTCAATGTTGATCCAAAGCATTCAACAACAAATTCACTCGTATTTAACCGTGTTGTATCATTAAAGAGTTCGTTTAAATTATAA
- a CDS encoding HD domain-containing protein yields the protein MEKIIEQTEEFVKAELGEDATGHDYYHVDRVRKLALYIAMEERKGDLFTIEMAALLHDIPDEKLNQSIEDGYFKLHSFLETLPLTQIQKQRIVDIISKISYKGGNEAELTTFEEKVVRDADRIDAMGAIGIARAFSYGGKNGQLIFDPNIKIRTNITNKQYRNEKSTSIHHFYEKLLVLKERMHTSTAKRIAEERHQWLEMYLEQFFKEWNGDQ from the coding sequence ATGGAGAAAATCATAGAACAGACAGAAGAATTTGTAAAAGCAGAGCTTGGGGAGGATGCAACTGGGCATGATTATTATCATGTTGATCGAGTAAGAAAGCTTGCTTTATATATAGCTATGGAAGAACGAAAAGGGGATCTGTTTACTATTGAAATGGCTGCATTACTACATGATATACCCGACGAAAAATTAAATCAAAGTATAGAAGATGGATATTTTAAACTCCATTCTTTTCTTGAAACTTTACCTTTAACCCAAATACAAAAACAAAGAATCGTTGATATTATAAGCAAAATATCCTATAAAGGTGGAAATGAGGCTGAACTAACAACTTTTGAAGAAAAAGTGGTTCGAGATGCTGACCGAATCGATGCAATGGGTGCGATTGGCATTGCTAGGGCCTTCTCCTACGGAGGAAAAAATGGCCAACTGATTTTTGATCCTAATATAAAAATTCGTACGAATATAACAAATAAACAATATCGAAATGAAAAATCTACTTCAATCCATCATTTTTATGAAAAACTATTAGTATTGAAGGAGCGTATGCATACCAGTACAGCGAAAAGGATTGCTGAAGAACGTCATCAGTGGTTGGAAATGTATTTAGAACAATTTTTTAAAGAATGGAATGGTGACCAGTGA
- a CDS encoding ABC-F family ATP-binding cassette domain-containing protein, translated as MRSFTIEHLSKSYGEKQLFRDISLQINEKDRIGLIGVNGTGKSSLLKIIAKIDDPDSGEMIHPNDYSITYLSQNPELNPELTVLEQVYAGDSVIMKLLRTYEIALLRLEKEPLNVGYQEELFKLQAEMDALNAWDASANAKTILSKLGINHVNKQIGELSGGQKKRVALAQVLIDTPDLLILDEPTNHLDYESVKWLEDYLTRYHGSVLLVTHDRYFLDHVTNRIFELDNGHIYSYTGNYQSFIEAKSLREEEALQTESKRRNLYRKELAWMRRGAKARSTKQKARIQRFEQLESNIGQIPSNENIDIGLQSSRLGKQVFEFQHAYKSYENRTILKDFNWLVKPGDRIGIIGKNGSGKSTLMNLIAGKIKLDQGNISLGSTVNIAYYQQENEELDESKRMIEYIREQGDIVTTSEGESISATQMLERFLFPLNTHGTPIRKLSGGEKRRLYLLKLLMGKPNVLLMDEPTNDLDTQTLTVLEDYLEEFPGVVITVSHDRYFLDKTSEQLLVFNGEGQIDRYYGIYSEYLEQNAKIEKKVSEKEKSDVPVAEKKPLKKKKLSYNEQKEWDEIDGEIEKTENDIESIQHELNQVGSDFEKAQQLTEELDQLNIRLEHLIERWSYLSELVESFS; from the coding sequence GTGAGATCATTCACAATTGAACACTTATCAAAATCATACGGTGAGAAACAACTGTTTAGAGATATATCGCTACAAATAAATGAAAAAGATCGAATTGGTCTAATCGGTGTTAATGGAACAGGAAAATCGAGTCTTCTAAAAATTATAGCAAAAATTGATGATCCTGATTCTGGTGAAATGATTCACCCCAACGATTATTCGATTACATATTTATCGCAAAATCCAGAATTAAACCCTGAATTAACGGTATTGGAACAAGTTTATGCAGGTGATTCTGTAATAATGAAATTATTACGTACATATGAAATTGCACTTCTCAGATTAGAAAAGGAACCATTAAATGTAGGATACCAAGAAGAACTTTTTAAATTGCAGGCAGAAATGGATGCTCTAAATGCATGGGATGCTAGTGCAAATGCAAAAACTATTCTTTCGAAATTGGGGATTAATCATGTTAATAAACAAATTGGAGAATTATCAGGTGGACAGAAAAAAAGAGTTGCACTTGCTCAAGTGCTAATCGACACGCCGGATTTATTAATATTAGATGAACCGACAAATCATCTAGATTATGAATCTGTCAAATGGTTAGAGGACTATTTAACAAGATATCATGGATCCGTATTATTGGTTACACATGATCGGTACTTCTTAGATCATGTAACCAATCGAATCTTTGAATTAGATAATGGACATATCTATTCCTATACCGGAAATTATCAATCATTTATAGAAGCAAAATCATTACGTGAGGAGGAAGCTTTACAAACAGAGTCAAAACGAAGAAATCTTTATCGTAAAGAACTTGCTTGGATGAGGCGTGGTGCGAAAGCGAGATCAACAAAACAAAAAGCAAGAATACAAAGGTTTGAACAATTGGAATCAAATATTGGTCAAATACCATCAAATGAAAATATTGATATTGGACTACAAAGTAGTCGATTAGGAAAACAAGTATTTGAATTTCAACATGCTTATAAGTCCTATGAGAATCGTACAATTCTAAAAGACTTTAATTGGCTAGTAAAGCCTGGTGATCGAATTGGTATCATTGGCAAGAATGGAAGCGGGAAATCCACCTTAATGAACTTAATTGCTGGCAAAATAAAGTTGGATCAGGGGAATATTTCGCTAGGATCTACCGTAAATATCGCCTATTACCAACAAGAAAACGAGGAGTTAGATGAATCGAAGCGAATGATTGAGTACATTCGCGAACAAGGCGATATAGTAACGACATCTGAAGGTGAATCGATTTCAGCTACACAAATGCTTGAACGATTTTTATTTCCACTGAATACTCATGGAACACCAATTAGAAAACTTTCCGGTGGCGAAAAAAGAAGGTTATATCTGCTTAAGCTTCTTATGGGAAAGCCGAATGTATTATTAATGGATGAACCAACGAATGATTTGGACACCCAAACACTAACCGTGTTGGAAGATTACCTGGAGGAGTTTCCGGGTGTAGTAATTACAGTGTCGCATGATCGATATTTCTTGGATAAAACATCGGAGCAATTACTTGTTTTTAATGGCGAAGGGCAAATTGACCGTTATTACGGAATATACAGTGAATATTTGGAACAAAACGCCAAAATAGAGAAGAAAGTTTCGGAAAAAGAAAAAAGTGATGTGCCAGTAGCTGAAAAGAAGCCATTAAAAAAGAAAAAGTTATCCTATAATGAACAAAAAGAATGGGACGAAATTGATGGTGAAATAGAAAAAACAGAAAATGATATTGAGTCCATCCAACATGAACTTAATCAGGTTGGCAGCGATTTTGAAAAAGCACAACAATTAACGGAAGAGTTAGATCAACTAAATATTAGATTAGAACATCTTATTGAACGATGGAGTTATTTATCTGAACTTGTCGAATCGTTTTCCTAA
- a CDS encoding conserved virulence factor C family protein, with translation MKIISIEPTPSPNTMKVILDVELPAGKSNNYKKEQLSSAPQFIKELLEIEGVKGIYHVADFIAVERNGKYDWQQILPKVKELFGDEESDQTQSTKIDEHYGEVNVSVQMFKDIPLQVKLSDGEQEKRFALPELFIKSMSKAQLEGDNYVLLRKWKEFGVRYGDLEQIGQEVVEELQAAYPETRLNDLVEAAKNPKLTKELQLKKLIKVTPEMLNDPDWRRRYQLLEQMEEPTIDELPVLEKALQDENASIRRLAVVYLGMIKDKQVLPYLFKGLKDKVVTVRRTAGDALSDLGFKEAIEPMMEALADKSKIVRWRAAMFLYEEGDERAVPALKNAENDEEFEVQLQVKMALERIVGGEEAKGSVWKQMLEARKKN, from the coding sequence ATGAAAATTATTTCAATCGAACCTACTCCAAGTCCGAATACGATGAAAGTAATTTTAGATGTAGAACTGCCTGCTGGAAAAAGTAATAATTATAAAAAAGAGCAATTGAGTAGCGCACCGCAATTTATTAAAGAGTTACTGGAAATTGAAGGTGTAAAAGGAATCTACCATGTGGCTGATTTTATTGCTGTAGAGCGAAATGGTAAATACGATTGGCAACAAATTTTGCCAAAGGTTAAAGAACTATTTGGTGATGAGGAATCAGACCAAACACAATCAACTAAGATTGATGAGCATTACGGAGAAGTGAATGTTTCCGTCCAAATGTTTAAAGATATTCCATTACAAGTGAAATTATCTGATGGAGAACAGGAAAAACGTTTTGCATTACCTGAACTATTTATTAAATCCATGAGTAAGGCACAGCTTGAGGGTGATAATTATGTGCTATTACGAAAATGGAAAGAGTTTGGCGTACGCTATGGAGATCTTGAACAAATAGGTCAAGAAGTAGTAGAAGAATTACAAGCCGCTTACCCTGAGACTCGTTTGAATGATTTAGTAGAAGCAGCGAAAAATCCAAAACTGACAAAGGAATTGCAATTAAAGAAATTAATTAAAGTAACTCCAGAAATGTTAAATGATCCAGATTGGCGAAGAAGATATCAGTTACTTGAACAAATGGAAGAACCAACTATAGATGAACTTCCAGTATTAGAAAAGGCGTTACAAGATGAGAATGCATCGATTCGAAGATTAGCCGTCGTCTATCTTGGAATGATAAAAGATAAACAAGTACTCCCATATTTATTTAAAGGCTTAAAAGACAAAGTTGTAACAGTGAGGCGCACTGCCGGTGATGCTTTATCAGATCTCGGTTTTAAAGAAGCAATTGAACCAATGATGGAGGCATTAGCGGATAAGAGTAAAATTGTTCGCTGGAGGGCGGCAATGTTTCTATATGAAGAGGGGGATGAAAGGGCCGTTCCTGCACTTAAAAATGCGGAGAATGATGAAGAATTTGAAGTTCAATTACAAGTGAAAATGGCATTAGAACGAATTGTTGGCGGCGAAGAGGCAAAAGGATCTGTCTGGAAGCAGATGCTGGAAGCTCGCAAAAAAAATTAA
- a CDS encoding BrxA/BrxB family bacilliredoxin, producing the protein MSMAYEEYMRELVKPMREELTGANFTELLTEADVENFMETVNGTTLVVVNSVCGCAAGLARPAAIQAVQTNVKKPDQLVTVFAGQDKEATAKMREYFTGYEPSSPSMALLKGKEVIHFIPRDDIEDYDVEEIVANLTNAFNKYL; encoded by the coding sequence ATGTCAATGGCATATGAGGAATACATGAGAGAGTTAGTAAAACCAATGAGAGAAGAATTGACAGGAGCTAATTTCACAGAGTTGTTAACAGAAGCTGATGTGGAAAATTTTATGGAAACAGTAAATGGTACAACATTAGTTGTTGTTAATTCTGTTTGCGGTTGTGCAGCAGGATTGGCAAGACCAGCGGCTATCCAAGCCGTTCAAACAAACGTAAAAAAACCTGATCAATTAGTTACAGTGTTTGCAGGACAAGATAAGGAAGCGACTGCAAAAATGCGTGAGTATTTTACAGGTTATGAACCTTCATCCCCTTCAATGGCACTTTTAAAAGGAAAAGAAGTAATTCATTTTATTCCAAGAGATGATATAGAAGATTATGATGTGGAAGAAATTGTAGCCAATTTAACCAATGCGTTTAATAAATATTTATAA
- a CDS encoding class I SAM-dependent methyltransferase yields MIVTTAGRTNEQMIEKAKVIAKELDAEYIPRKKQSINKMKQLLDDDCIIIGKDRLELHPFQSDVPFFFHPNSASFRIKRLLRSELDPFIKATNLKNGSTILDCTMGLASDSIVASFVVGNRGKVYSLEGNKYLHYIVKKGLETWSSDIEEMNLAMKRIQTRNLDFKDVLKRLPDQFVDVIYFDPMFEDQILTSDGIAALRKFALYTGINDDIIYEATRVAKKRIVLKDHFRSERFAKYGFQVIERKSAKFHFGILKV; encoded by the coding sequence ATGATTGTAACAACTGCTGGGCGAACAAACGAACAAATGATTGAAAAAGCCAAAGTAATTGCGAAAGAATTAGATGCAGAATATATTCCACGAAAGAAACAGTCGATTAATAAAATGAAGCAACTTTTAGATGATGATTGTATTATAATCGGAAAAGATAGATTAGAACTACATCCTTTTCAATCAGACGTTCCTTTTTTCTTCCATCCAAATTCTGCAAGCTTTCGAATAAAAAGGTTATTGAGATCGGAACTTGATCCATTTATTAAAGCAACCAATCTTAAAAATGGAAGTACAATTTTAGATTGTACAATGGGATTAGCTTCCGATAGTATTGTTGCTTCCTTTGTTGTTGGAAACCGTGGAAAAGTCTATTCATTAGAAGGGAATAAATATCTGCATTACATTGTCAAAAAAGGATTGGAAACATGGAGCTCGGATATTGAAGAAATGAATCTTGCAATGAAGAGAATTCAAACAAGAAACTTGGATTTTAAGGATGTCTTAAAAAGACTGCCAGATCAATTTGTAGATGTCATATATTTTGACCCTATGTTTGAAGATCAAATTTTAACTTCAGATGGTATTGCAGCATTAAGAAAATTTGCATTGTATACAGGTATAAATGATGACATTATCTATGAGGCTACAAGAGTAGCTAAAAAGCGCATTGTACTTAAAGATCATTTTCGTTCTGAAAGATTTGCTAAATATGGCTTTCAAGTAATTGAACGAAAATCTGCAAAGTTTCACTTTGGCATTTTGAAAGTATGA
- a CDS encoding YpjP family protein: MKQWLRKSVVVLVSILTFGLVTPAHAFWNENQEVDKVKHESANSSYQQTSTNENVFITDKENVDRQQLINRLMIEAEKQSYEKFGSKITPVIEDEFREVILPKIQEAIEMTIAQYPNEELSSLAITETPSAGVGEKIFHIYNAKTREDIIRFHVRRDHPPMDGYYFNFHYHTRFDEYQAHHDLGKIYWDKNTPPKWMAM; encoded by the coding sequence ATGAAACAGTGGCTTAGAAAATCAGTTGTCGTACTCGTCTCCATATTAACATTTGGATTAGTAACACCGGCCCATGCATTTTGGAATGAAAATCAAGAGGTAGATAAAGTAAAACACGAATCGGCCAATTCAAGCTATCAACAAACCTCTACAAATGAGAATGTATTTATAACTGATAAAGAGAATGTTGATAGGCAACAATTGATTAATCGGTTGATGATTGAAGCAGAAAAACAATCATATGAGAAATTTGGCAGCAAAATCACCCCAGTTATTGAAGATGAATTTCGGGAAGTTATTCTTCCGAAAATACAAGAAGCAATTGAAATGACTATTGCTCAATATCCGAATGAGGAATTATCTTCATTGGCAATCACGGAAACACCAAGTGCAGGCGTTGGTGAAAAAATATTTCATATTTATAATGCAAAAACTAGAGAAGACATTATTCGTTTCCATGTAAGAAGAGATCACCCGCCAATGGATGGATATTATTTTAACTTTCATTATCATACACGTTTTGATGAATACCAAGCCCACCATGACTTAGGAAAAATCTATTGGGATAAAAATACTCCACCGAAATGGATGGCTATGTAA
- a CDS encoding anthrax toxin lethal factor-related metalloendopeptidase encodes MRRLQLVLLAVIIVFLLQGNSKPTIDGVLLKNSVVFKTMKLESSDTLKNIIILPNSTKYNRNEVTNIILRLDHLPTSILQKVALSGIKVKLFQGKLTDNPSASYLKGITPRGYSNHAITWDDIPGVGGSKIVLVKIGYSEKGKGHGSINLELHELAHSLDKYLFHAENKNGNYLSIWKEEAQKLFPNQNYLMKYPEEYFAESFAMYYYTNDSKKQLKYYAPKTYAYISSLK; translated from the coding sequence ATGCGCAGATTACAACTAGTACTATTAGCTGTCATTATCGTTTTTTTGCTTCAAGGCAACTCAAAACCAACTATAGATGGAGTGCTGTTAAAAAATTCTGTAGTCTTTAAAACGATGAAACTTGAATCTAGTGATACTTTAAAAAATATCATTATATTACCTAATTCTACTAAATATAATCGGAACGAAGTGACAAATATCATTTTACGCTTGGATCATTTACCTACATCCATTTTGCAAAAGGTTGCTCTATCAGGAATTAAAGTAAAGCTATTTCAAGGTAAACTTACTGATAACCCATCCGCATCCTATTTAAAAGGAATTACACCACGAGGATACTCCAATCATGCCATTACGTGGGATGACATTCCCGGTGTCGGCGGTTCAAAAATAGTGTTAGTGAAAATAGGCTATAGCGAAAAGGGAAAGGGCCATGGTTCAATAAATTTAGAATTACATGAACTGGCACACTCTTTGGACAAATATCTTTTTCATGCCGAAAATAAGAATGGTAACTATCTGTCGATTTGGAAAGAGGAAGCCCAAAAGCTGTTTCCAAATCAAAACTATTTAATGAAATATCCCGAAGAATATTTTGCTGAAAGTTTTGCGATGTATTATTATACAAATGACTCAAAAAAACAATTAAAATATTATGCGCCAAAAACGTATGCATATATTTCAAGTCTCAAATAG
- a CDS encoding thymidylate synthase, with translation MKQYLNLCKHVLEYGAKKEDRTGTGTYSIFGYQMRFDLQKGFPLLTTKKLHMKSIIHELLWMLNGDTNVRYLQENGVRIWNEWADDNGNLGPVYGHQWRSWPAQNGETIDQITNVINQIKTNPDSRRLIVNAWNVAEIENMALPPCHCFFQFYVADGRLSCQLYQRSADIFLGVPFNIASYALLTMMIAQVCGLEPGEFVHTLGDAHIYMNHIEQVKLQLTREPKDLPKMLINPEVKDIFNFTFTDFELHDYNPHPHIKGVVSV, from the coding sequence ATGAAACAATATTTGAATCTCTGTAAGCATGTACTAGAATATGGAGCGAAAAAAGAGGACCGTACAGGTACTGGAACATACAGTATATTTGGTTATCAAATGCGTTTTGACTTGCAAAAGGGCTTCCCGCTATTAACAACAAAAAAGCTGCACATGAAGTCAATTATCCATGAATTACTTTGGATGTTAAATGGGGATACGAATGTCCGTTATCTCCAAGAAAATGGGGTAAGAATTTGGAACGAATGGGCAGATGATAATGGAAACTTAGGTCCGGTCTATGGGCATCAATGGCGTTCTTGGCCTGCTCAAAACGGAGAAACTATAGACCAAATTACCAATGTTATTAATCAAATTAAAACAAATCCCGATTCCCGCAGGCTGATTGTAAATGCATGGAATGTTGCTGAGATAGAAAATATGGCGCTTCCTCCATGTCATTGCTTCTTCCAATTTTATGTAGCAGACGGTAGGCTGTCATGTCAATTGTATCAACGTTCTGCAGATATCTTTCTTGGAGTGCCTTTTAATATTGCTTCATATGCATTGTTAACTATGATGATTGCACAAGTTTGCGGACTGGAGCCAGGGGAATTCGTACACACTTTAGGCGACGCTCATATATATATGAACCATATTGAACAAGTGAAACTACAATTAACACGCGAACCGAAAGATTTGCCCAAAATGTTGATTAATCCGGAAGTTAAGGATATATTTAATTTTACATTTACCGATTTTGAACTACATGATTACAACCCACATCCACATATTAAAGGAGTGGTAAGCGTATGA
- a CDS encoding dihydrofolate reductase, with product MISFLWAQDEKGVIGRNNQLPWYIPEDLKYFKKTTMGHPIVMGRKTFESIGKPLPGRQNIIITRDENFHVKDCLVFQSKHQLLKWADQQDEEVFITGGAEIFGLLMDTVDRLYVTKIFANIEGDTYFPIIDWSEWELVSSEKGPTNEENPYDYEFQVYERK from the coding sequence ATGATCTCTTTTTTATGGGCTCAAGATGAAAAAGGAGTAATAGGTCGAAACAACCAACTTCCATGGTATATTCCTGAAGATCTAAAATATTTCAAAAAAACCACGATGGGACATCCAATCGTAATGGGAAGAAAAACGTTTGAATCAATCGGTAAACCTTTACCGGGAAGACAAAATATTATCATAACACGAGATGAAAACTTTCATGTGAAAGATTGTCTTGTGTTTCAATCGAAGCATCAATTATTAAAATGGGCTGATCAACAAGATGAAGAAGTTTTCATTACTGGTGGTGCAGAAATCTTCGGTCTACTCATGGATACAGTTGACCGCCTATACGTAACAAAGATATTTGCAAATATTGAAGGAGATACCTATTTTCCAATTATTGATTGGTCGGAATGGGAATTAGTATCTAGTGAAAAAGGCCCCACGAATGAAGAAAATCCTTACGACTACGAATTTCAAGTCTACGAAAGAAAATAA